From the Metamycoplasma hominis ATCC 23114 genome, one window contains:
- a CDS encoding triose-phosphate isomerase yields MKYLIGNLKMNLSYLESQNYLNELQSLNKIKNFKNVIIGAALSFDAMSLSLQYNKRNFLFGVQNIFYKEKGAYTGEVSFRSAVELNIDFVLIGHSERRKLFNETDQLINLKIKQIEKTSIIPILCIGEDQENCSDKVFEDIIKNQILKALEDVDVYNRLIISYEPTYCIGNGKIPQNYHIEKAISVIKKITNNQVPVLYGGSVSQKNIEKLLEIKDLDGFLVGGAALDAQGFLEMGSIIEKNN; encoded by the coding sequence ATGAAATATTTAATTGGTAATTTAAAAATGAATCTATCTTATTTAGAAAGTCAGAATTATTTAAATGAACTACAATCATTAAATAAAATTAAAAATTTTAAAAATGTAATAATTGGAGCGGCTTTGTCATTCGATGCAATGTCTCTGTCTTTACAATATAATAAAAGAAATTTTTTGTTTGGAGTTCAAAATATTTTTTATAAAGAAAAAGGTGCATACACTGGGGAAGTTTCATTTAGATCAGCAGTTGAATTGAACATTGACTTTGTTTTAATAGGACATAGTGAACGTAGAAAATTATTTAATGAAACTGATCAATTGATTAATTTAAAAATTAAACAAATTGAAAAAACTAGCATTATTCCTATTTTGTGTATAGGGGAAGATCAAGAAAATTGTAGCGATAAAGTCTTTGAAGATATTATAAAAAACCAAATATTAAAAGCTTTAGAAGATGTTGATGTTTATAATCGTTTAATTATTTCATACGAACCTACTTATTGCATTGGAAATGGAAAAATTCCTCAAAATTACCATATTGAAAAAGCAATATCTGTAATTAAAAAAATTACTAATAATCAAGTTCCGGTGTTGTATGGCGGTTCAGTTTCACAAAAAAATATTGAAAAATTGCTTGAAATTAAGGATTTGGATGGTTTTTTAGTTGGCGGAGCAGCATTAGATGCTCAAGGTTTTTTAGAAATGGGTTCAATAATAGAAAAAAACAACTAG
- a CDS encoding variable surface lipoprotein yields MRNKIRLLILSAVATSVVAMPLVAAGCKTTNDSQNSTTTGEDSTGQSQDSTTTGEDSTGQSQDSTTTGEDSSGQSQDSTTTGEDSSGQSQSGDIIDPNKRAKGQLGQSQLSYIRDQFGFTLNNEGKEILNDPARGTKELQRILEGIINKYKSIDEQIENNIRNKQTSGINSQVYKAYKNVINDADFVKYFKVTLPKILIPFGHPISIQLKSKGRLRDLPVISYSVICPDKSNNGIFSSDGDSEVPLEID; encoded by the coding sequence ATGAGAAATAAAATTCGCTTATTAATACTAAGTGCCGTTGCAACTTCAGTTGTTGCAATGCCATTAGTTGCAGCAGGATGCAAAACAACAAATGATAGTCAAAATTCTACAACCACAGGTGAAGATTCGACTGGACAATCTCAAGATTCTACAACCACAGGTGAAGATTCGACTGGACAATCTCAAGATTCTACAACCACAGGTGAAGATTCGAGTGGACAATCTCAAGATTCTACAACCACAGGTGAAGATTCGAGTGGACAATCGCAATCTGGCGACATTATAGATCCTAATAAGAGAGCAAAAGGTCAATTAGGCCAAAGCCAATTGTCATATATTAGAGACCAATTTGGTTTCACTCTAAATAATGAAGGTAAAGAAATATTAAATGACCCTGCACGTGGAACAAAAGAATTACAAAGAATTTTAGAAGGAATAATCAATAAGTATAAATCTATTGATGAACAAATTGAAAACAACATAAGAAATAAACAAACTAGTGGAATAAATTCGCAAGTTTATAAAGCATATAAAAATGTAATAAATGATGCAGATTTTGTAAAATATTTTAAGGTTACATTGCCTAAGATACTTATTCCGTTTGGCCACCCCATTTCAATACAATTAAAATCAAAGGGAAGATTAAGGGATTTGCCAGTAATTTCTTATAGTGTAATATGCCCTGATAAATCAAATAATGGAATTTTTAGTAGTGACGGTGATAGCGAAGTACCACTTGAAATTGATTAA
- a CDS encoding MAG3240 family lipoprotein, with protein sequence MKKKFYFNSILIASSLSFMPLIICSCQTKKDNYIIEGSNAYIDISKISRIFLHRLSIGQIAALHNMYKIFYYYDNSNKKQYYDSAYVNDQKLYLRNANKNVEYKLNFPIKPSWKQEISKFDNINIVKSNKPSDINNFLNEYSFDEVDSAGDVNDEWYSILGDKRKKDFNRNNDPYFEYMQTVIFRLIQDTELNYSIMKSKYLINSKRENVITQNLFKNKYIQASSWLNDEEHEQHRQWFKKFLVIYLNKFNVNVGDVDIDWKNAEIVRSFSGTTDYIKFKFKDIKDWNGKSLLRNDKKNIEYYINGFRTYATNQKFGVGNQGLKEELPLFNDYVPNPLLEIDGMKFMNIIDNINYFVKGATDINYWNAKGLMYLFQSFKNEPGFFKLAVPEYKKNEDKEYKIIDFEYTPYFKTNQIFKAIVRVFKLNGTYKDYVLISSNFDDHGHRLKGLITKNALPNELKASDIYSIRADSEPIKQGIKLDDFIDKNNKNSVFRYMLNESAKKLENIFEYWNNNNKQNYEVANLLLAKDPFQLKLLASYLNNYLLAYALENKEGEVFSGIKRIDLNIVKLPNQPIGRLYLKMDFVSYANNQDFKFKSKNEKIVKSVYLYWNGFKGYDQQKYGNEYFTIDKITDGDN encoded by the coding sequence ATGAAAAAAAAGTTTTATTTTAATTCTATTTTAATTGCTAGCTCACTTAGCTTTATGCCTTTAATTATTTGTAGTTGTCAAACTAAAAAAGATAACTATATTATAGAGGGTAGCAATGCTTATATAGATATTTCAAAAATTTCTAGAATTTTTTTGCATAGGTTAAGCATAGGTCAGATTGCTGCATTACACAACATGTATAAGATTTTTTATTACTATGATAATTCTAATAAAAAGCAATATTATGACTCTGCATATGTAAATGACCAAAAGCTATATTTAAGAAATGCAAATAAAAATGTTGAATATAAATTAAATTTTCCAATTAAACCTTCTTGAAAACAAGAAATATCAAAATTTGACAATATTAATATTGTAAAAAGCAATAAACCAAGCGATATTAATAATTTTTTAAACGAATATAGTTTTGATGAAGTAGATTCTGCAGGCGATGTTAATGACGAATGATATAGCATATTAGGCGATAAACGAAAAAAAGACTTTAATAGAAATAATGATCCTTATTTTGAATATATGCAAACTGTTATTTTTAGATTAATTCAAGATACAGAATTAAATTATTCAATAATGAAATCTAAATATTTAATAAATTCTAAAAGAGAAAATGTAATTACACAAAATTTATTTAAAAACAAATACATTCAAGCTAGTTCATGATTAAATGATGAGGAACATGAGCAACATCGTCAATGATTCAAAAAATTTTTAGTAATATACTTAAATAAATTTAATGTCAATGTCGGGGATGTAGATATAGATTGGAAAAATGCAGAAATTGTAAGGTCTTTTTCTGGAACCACTGATTATATAAAATTTAAATTCAAAGATATTAAAGATTGAAACGGAAAATCATTATTAAGAAATGATAAAAAAAATATTGAATATTACATAAATGGTTTTAGAACATATGCAACTAATCAAAAATTTGGTGTTGGCAATCAAGGTTTAAAAGAAGAACTACCATTGTTCAACGATTACGTGCCAAATCCACTTCTTGAAATTGATGGTATGAAATTTATGAACATTATTGATAATATTAACTATTTTGTTAAAGGCGCAACTGATATTAATTATTGAAATGCAAAAGGATTAATGTATCTTTTTCAAAGCTTCAAAAATGAACCTGGTTTCTTTAAATTAGCAGTTCCTGAATATAAAAAAAATGAAGATAAGGAATATAAAATTATTGATTTTGAATATACTCCATATTTTAAAACAAATCAAATTTTTAAAGCAATAGTAAGGGTATTTAAACTAAATGGTACATATAAAGATTATGTTTTAATATCTTCCAATTTTGATGATCACGGTCACAGATTAAAAGGTTTAATTACTAAAAATGCTTTGCCAAATGAACTTAAAGCTTCTGATATATATTCAATTAGAGCAGATAGTGAGCCAATTAAACAAGGAATCAAATTAGATGATTTCATTGATAAGAATAATAAAAATAGTGTTTTTAGATATATGTTAAATGAATCTGCAAAAAAACTAGAAAATATTTTTGAATATTGAAACAATAATAATAAGCAAAATTATGAAGTTGCTAATTTATTGCTTGCCAAAGATCCATTCCAATTAAAATTACTAGCTTCTTATTTAAATAACTACTTATTAGCATATGCACTTGAAAATAAGGAAGGTGAAGTATTTAGTGGAATTAAACGCATCGATCTTAACATAGTTAAATTACCAAATCAACCAATTGGAAGATTATATTTAAAAATGGATTTTGTTTCATATGCCAATAACCAAGATTTCAAATTCAAATCAAAAAATGAAAAAATTGTAAAAAGTGTTTATTTATATTGAAATGGATTTAAAGGATATGACCAACAAAAATATGGAAATGAATATTTTACCATTGATAAAATTACAGACGGAGATAATTAA
- a CDS encoding HxHSH motif-containing lipoprotein — protein sequence MKKSIKLLSLLCTSTIISLPAISCTIKVNHDNEDKENLDFSNDFGDKKQKNEFNFKNKISQNIYDLYQNKIAILFNDVKTNYREYKKIFGSLTRNLNTLRAKINSLRYEQSLKENKKILNDFYNNWLEVKSSMLKNNPFALYLFKYSLIFSDVDAVLADTNLVFETSEFLKYLKTIDDRLEGKDIDLGQTQHELQAVWDFIKAHIFNPNKLTKREMLDKINIEDDKNSHNHSHAIINLTYEMGLWHEMLKKNKLQNYEEFQKEYKIAKKHIIDNINNIDVNNNYLALKKVLDKDWSLENSYNLLNDSFFSRAKEILKILKENLISIAKIVGLTDKINLD from the coding sequence ATGAAAAAATCAATAAAATTGCTATCCTTGCTTTGTACTTCTACAATAATTTCATTGCCTGCTATTTCTTGCACTATCAAAGTAAATCATGATAACGAAGACAAGGAAAATTTAGATTTTTCAAATGATTTTGGTGATAAAAAACAAAAAAATGAATTCAATTTCAAAAACAAGATTTCACAAAATATTTATGATTTGTATCAAAATAAAATTGCTATTTTATTTAACGATGTAAAAACTAATTACCGGGAATATAAAAAAATATTTGGATCTTTAACAAGAAACTTAAACACTCTAAGGGCTAAGATTAATAGCTTAAGATACGAACAAAGTTTAAAAGAAAACAAAAAAATATTAAATGATTTTTACAATAATTGATTAGAAGTAAAATCATCAATGCTAAAAAATAATCCATTTGCATTATATTTATTCAAATATAGTTTAATTTTTTCTGATGTGGATGCCGTATTAGCTGATACAAATCTTGTTTTTGAAACTTCTGAATTTTTAAAATATTTAAAGACAATTGATGACAGGCTTGAAGGCAAAGACATTGATTTAGGTCAAACTCAACATGAATTACAAGCGGTTTGAGATTTTATTAAGGCGCATATATTCAATCCAAATAAATTAACCAAGAGAGAAATGCTTGATAAAATTAACATTGAAGATGATAAAAACTCGCATAATCACTCACATGCAATCATAAATTTAACATATGAAATGGGTCTATGGCATGAAATGCTGAAAAAAAATAAACTTCAAAATTACGAAGAATTTCAAAAAGAATATAAAATTGCTAAAAAACACATAATCGATAATATAAACAATATTGATGTAAATAATAATTATTTAGCATTAAAAAAAGTCCTAGATAAAGATTGAAGTTTGGAAAATTCTTACAACTTATTAAATGATTCATTTTTTAGTAGAGCAAAAGAAATTTTAAAAATACTAAAAGAAAATTTGATAAGTATTGCTAAGATTGTGGGTTTAACTGATAAAATCAATTTAGACTAA
- a CDS encoding IS3 family transposase, with protein sequence MPKYNDTNLVLKYFKLTKFPKKFIVHPDHRYQYFSKEFLDYIDSINGTISMSRVGNSLNNREVEYFFSILKTEIFSNFFQKVKSLTFDELQAEIDKFINWYNNERFIKKFDLKTPQQIRDVYMNNKSIWV encoded by the coding sequence TTGCCAAAATATAATGATACTAATCTTGTTTTAAAATATTTTAAACTAACTAAATTCCCTAAAAAATTCATTGTACATCCAGACCATAGATATCAATATTTCTCTAAGGAATTCCTTGATTACATAGATTCAATTAATGGCACTATTTCTATGTCAAGAGTTGGAAATTCTTTGAATAATAGAGAAGTAGAATATTTCTTTTCTATTCTAAAAACTGAAATATTTTCAAATTTCTTTCAAAAAGTAAAAAGTTTAACATTTGATGAATTGCAAGCAGAAATAGACAAATTTATTAATTGATATAATAATGAAAGATTTATCAAAAAATTTGATTTAAAAACACCCCAACAAATTCGGGATGTTTATATGAACAATAAATCTATTTGAGTCTAA
- a CDS encoding dimethylarginine dimethylaminohydrolase family protein codes for MCNCKKCNDCKDCCKSCEKPLKNKFNSIIVKTPCAAMVNGISSAGLHPDYELAKKQHKDYIEKLKTCGVDITVLPLNEKYPDSCFVEDTAVIIPGELAILTNPGAKTRNGEKVEMLPALKKYFDDGHIAKIEAPGTVDGGDVMMVGDTYYIGMSERTNRDGIRQFHNILAKIGKKLVPVPMTEMLHLKTGVNYLEHNNLLIAGEFVNYPTFDSFNKIVVPADEAYAANCIWVNETVIVPEGYPKTLKAIQDLGIYRVITCDTSEYRKLDGGLSCLSLRFRTLDKK; via the coding sequence ATGTGTAATTGTAAAAAATGTAATGATTGCAAAGATTGCTGCAAATCATGTGAAAAACCTTTAAAAAATAAATTTAATAGTATTATTGTTAAAACACCATGTGCTGCTATGGTAAATGGTATTTCATCAGCTGGCTTACATCCAGATTATGAACTTGCTAAAAAACAACACAAAGATTATATTGAAAAATTAAAGACTTGTGGTGTTGATATAACCGTTTTACCTTTAAATGAAAAATATCCAGACTCATGCTTCGTAGAAGATACTGCTGTTATTATTCCAGGTGAACTAGCTATTTTAACTAATCCAGGTGCTAAAACACGTAATGGAGAAAAAGTTGAAATGCTTCCTGCATTAAAGAAATACTTTGATGATGGACACATTGCAAAAATTGAAGCTCCCGGAACTGTTGACGGGGGAGATGTTATGATGGTTGGAGATACATACTACATTGGTATGTCCGAAAGAACTAATCGTGACGGAATTAGACAATTCCACAATATATTAGCAAAAATTGGTAAGAAGTTAGTTCCAGTACCAATGACAGAAATGTTGCACCTTAAAACAGGAGTTAACTATCTTGAACATAATAACTTATTAATTGCAGGTGAATTTGTTAACTATCCTACATTTGATTCATTTAACAAAATTGTAGTTCCTGCCGATGAAGCATATGCCGCAAACTGTATTTGAGTTAATGAAACTGTTATAGTACCTGAAGGATATCCAAAAACTTTAAAAGCTATTCAAGATTTAGGTATTTATAGAGTTATTACTTGTGATACAAGTGAATATAGAAAACTTGATGGTGGACTTAGCTGCTTATCATTAAGATTTAGAACATTAGATAAAAAATAA
- a CDS encoding IS3 family transposase produces MSWNLSKYNDTNLVLKHFKLTKFPKKFILYSVHGYQYSSKEFLDYIDSINGTISMSRVGNSLDNREVEYFFSILKTEIFSNFFKKAKSLTFNELQTEIDKFINWYNNARFIKKIDLKTPQQMWDVYMNNKSIWV; encoded by the coding sequence GTGAGCTGAAATTTATCAAAATATAATGATACTAATCTTGTTTTAAAACATTTTAAACTAACTAAATTTCCTAAAAAATTCATTTTATATTCAGTCCACGGATATCAATATTCCTCTAAGGAATTCCTTGATTACATAGATTCAATTAATGGCACTATTTCTATGTCAAGAGTTGGAAATTCCTTGGATAATAGAGAAGTAGAATATTTCTTTTCTATTCTAAAAACTGAAATATTTTCAAATTTTTTCAAAAAAGCAAAAAGTTTAACATTTAATGAATTGCAAACAGAAATAGACAAATTTATTAATTGATATAATAATGCAAGATTTATCAAAAAAATTGATTTAAAAACACCCCAACAAATGTGGGATGTTTATATGAACAATAAATCTATTTGAGTCTAA
- a CDS encoding helix-turn-helix domain-containing protein produces the protein MIEEHICDMKHVKIHGNDFTDEIKYYLKMFSMTQKELSIRLGLSIKHINSIMNNEVNNVSATIIEALEYAFHLEIGTLTEVYHIYNNLKTLKKNKNIEDDLKKHGIDFLINHPELALAANISIHENSPLHVKLIMLKRFFGVADLANYDKYLKDNVSAEEWTYSNPNTKVWIRFCELLSIDKNIDENVGIFRKSSFNSLYHKILTIMSNTHCSFEEKMETIKKVLLSKGINLVTMPFIENSLIRAIALKKGAKRYIFLSDMFNSEAYIFYSLLHEIVHCFFSNYTENKIDKVVIKEYFAWEKNNPTTYKAIYDAINSYQQCEAIQKANKNIDTSYIWSTLKDKYPYVAFDPLSDQKSKN, from the coding sequence ATGATTGAAGAGCACATCTGTGATATGAAGCACGTTAAAATTCATGGCAATGATTTTACAGATGAAATAAAATACTATTTAAAAATGTTTTCAATGACTCAAAAAGAATTATCTATAAGACTTGGATTATCAATAAAACATATCAATTCAATTATGAATAATGAAGTTAATAACGTTAGTGCAACTATTATTGAGGCGCTTGAATATGCATTTCACTTAGAAATTGGCACATTAACGGAAGTTTATCATATTTATAATAACTTAAAAACACTAAAGAAAAATAAGAATATTGAAGATGATTTAAAGAAACATGGTATTGATTTTTTAATAAATCATCCAGAGCTAGCATTGGCAGCTAACATTAGCATTCATGAAAATAGTCCATTACATGTTAAATTAATAATGCTAAAAAGATTTTTTGGTGTTGCTGATTTGGCTAACTATGATAAATATTTAAAAGATAATGTTTCGGCAGAAGAATGAACATATTCAAACCCAAATACAAAAGTTTGAATAAGATTTTGCGAATTGCTTTCAATTGATAAAAATATTGACGAAAACGTGGGAATTTTTAGAAAATCTTCATTTAATTCACTTTATCATAAGATTTTAACGATCATGTCTAATACACATTGTTCATTTGAAGAAAAAATGGAAACAATTAAAAAAGTTTTATTAAGCAAAGGAATTAATCTAGTAACGATGCCTTTTATTGAAAATAGTTTGATAAGGGCCATTGCTTTGAAAAAAGGAGCAAAAAGGTATATTTTCCTTTCTGATATGTTTAATTCTGAAGCATATATATTTTATTCATTGCTACATGAAATAGTTCATTGCTTTTTTTCAAATTATACTGAAAACAAAATTGATAAAGTTGTTATCAAAGAATATTTTGCATGAGAAAAAAACAACCCTACAACATATAAAGCAATATATGATGCAATAAATTCATATCAACAATGTGAAGCTATTCAAAAGGCTAACAAAAACATTGATACTTCATACATATGATCTACATTAAAAGATAAATATCCTTACGTTGCTTTCGATCCATTAAGTGATCAAAAGAGCAAAAATTAA
- a CDS encoding cytidine deaminase, whose protein sequence is MTIEELKNKLKYSFSPYSHVQVACCAIEENGKEYWGVNTENAAFPSGLCAERSALFGSVAYGARVGNFKEIHIISNLSKLLYPCGACAQVISQFLKLDGDVYLYSFDLKQQKHYKMKDILPFAVASKDIVD, encoded by the coding sequence ATGACAATAGAAGAATTAAAAAATAAATTAAAATATTCATTTAGTCCTTATTCACATGTTCAAGTTGCATGCTGTGCAATTGAAGAAAATGGCAAAGAATATTGGGGAGTTAATACTGAAAACGCTGCATTTCCATCTGGATTATGTGCTGAAAGAAGTGCATTATTTGGTTCTGTAGCATATGGCGCTAGAGTTGGTAATTTTAAAGAAATACATATAATTAGCAATTTATCAAAATTGCTATATCCTTGCGGTGCTTGTGCCCAAGTTATTAGCCAATTTTTAAAACTAGATGGCGATGTATATTTATACAGTTTTGATTTAAAGCAACAAAAGCATTATAAAATGAAAGATATTCTACCTTTTGCAGTTGCGTCAAAAGATATAGTGGATTAG
- the rpsP gene encoding 30S ribosomal protein S16 gives MVKLRLKRTGKKFYATYKIVAADARSPRDGKFIEELGYYDPNSKKLVLNKELIIKHLDNGAKPSDTVRNLLKQDNFYADYVASKK, from the coding sequence ATGGTTAAATTAAGATTAAAAAGAACTGGTAAAAAATTCTATGCAACATATAAAATTGTTGCCGCAGATGCAAGAAGCCCACGTGATGGTAAATTTATTGAAGAATTAGGCTACTATGATCCTAATTCAAAAAAATTAGTGTTAAATAAAGAATTAATTATTAAACACTTGGACAACGGTGCAAAACCTTCAGACACTGTACGTAATTTGTTAAAGCAAGACAACTTCTATGCAGACTATGTTGCTTCTAAAAAATAA
- the trmD gene encoding tRNA (guanosine(37)-N1)-methyltransferase TrmD: MKINILTLFPDYLNAFCNQSMIAKALELGHIEINIINFRDYSLDKHHKVDDSPYGGGAGMLLQIEPIDLALQPLKNSHKILLSPQGKVFSQKKAHELAKLNEITLICGHYEGFDERITKLVDEEISIGDFILTGGEIAAMAISEAVARLIPGVLRKNSYENESFEGNGLLDYPQYTRPAVYKGMKVPKILLSGNHLEIEKWRLRKAREITRKKRPELLKKGK, encoded by the coding sequence ATGAAGATAAACATTCTGACACTATTTCCAGATTATTTAAATGCTTTTTGCAATCAAAGTATGATAGCAAAAGCATTAGAGCTTGGACACATTGAAATAAACATCATTAATTTTAGAGATTATTCATTAGATAAACATCATAAAGTTGATGATAGCCCTTATGGTGGAGGCGCAGGTATGTTGTTGCAAATCGAACCAATAGATTTAGCACTACAACCTTTAAAAAATAGTCACAAAATTTTACTTTCACCGCAAGGAAAGGTATTTAGTCAAAAAAAAGCACATGAACTTGCAAAATTAAATGAAATTACTTTAATATGTGGGCATTATGAAGGCTTTGATGAAAGAATAACAAAATTAGTAGATGAAGAAATATCAATTGGAGATTTTATCTTAACAGGTGGAGAAATTGCAGCAATGGCAATTTCAGAAGCAGTAGCAAGATTAATACCAGGAGTATTAAGAAAAAATAGCTATGAGAATGAAAGCTTCGAAGGAAATGGATTACTAGATTATCCGCAATATACAAGACCTGCCGTATATAAGGGAATGAAAGTACCAAAAATCTTATTAAGTGGAAATCACCTAGAAATAGAAAAATGAAGATTAAGAAAAGCTCGGGAAATAACCAGAAAAAAACGTCCTGAATTATTAAAGAAAGGGAAATAA
- the rplS gene encoding 50S ribosomal protein L19, translating into MRTKLLELVEKDQIREDLPQLREGYNVRVHVRIKEGDKERIQVFEGLIIAEYGTGINKSITVRKESYGVGVERIFKINSPLIAQIEVIRRNKVRRAKLYYMRDLKGKSARLKEIKNSK; encoded by the coding sequence ATGAGAACAAAATTGTTAGAATTAGTAGAAAAAGATCAAATAAGAGAAGACTTGCCACAATTAAGAGAAGGTTATAACGTAAGAGTTCACGTAAGAATTAAAGAAGGCGATAAAGAAAGAATTCAAGTTTTTGAAGGATTAATTATTGCTGAATATGGCACAGGAATCAATAAATCAATTACCGTAAGAAAAGAATCATATGGTGTTGGAGTTGAAAGAATCTTTAAAATTAACTCACCTTTAATTGCTCAAATTGAAGTTATTAGACGTAATAAAGTAAGACGTGCTAAATTGTATTACATGAGAGATTTAAAAGGTAAGAGTGCAAGATTAAAAGAAATTAAAAACTCAAAATAA
- a CDS encoding variable surface lipoprotein: MKKHTKILLALGSIATSVAAIPLVAAGCVKTKKPEGEKPEGEKPGTTPEVKPEDPKKPEGEKPGTTPEDPKKPEGEKPGTTPEVKPEDKRSEEQKEIDNWIETVKDQFEFSPYNKEEVLKSLKDKTGILVYSYKSHSIVLKDNNDSKVNWSNIVFSPKDESLFSQYQLANPTKPTFYNKKYKNNSISGYIDYELKDNKITLKFKGAKFVARKDPIIGTKIVSNEIDLSETQLDKIIKDLKFDIKDKNKEISKLTATDVKLEGNLNGANISYNFAAKKGDETTLVLTVKISKNSVTQTFEREIKGFKKQEAKPETKKEDEELDPKVKLINKKIEQNKDLFTFEVWDESKKQEVIEKLIKKEAKLFYLKGNHNIIIEFNSQAPEKALSQVVFKGKPGAFYSFGQVQLVNHLHHYKDEKVEKDKLELSYYLEYEVKDNKITITWAGGQKDYGINPFIFGTKTASQTIELK, translated from the coding sequence ATGAAAAAACACACAAAAATTTTATTAGCATTAGGAAGCATTGCAACTTCAGTTGCTGCAATACCATTAGTTGCTGCAGGTTGCGTAAAAACAAAAAAACCAGAAGGTGAAAAACCAGAAGGTGAAAAACCAGGAACAACACCTGAAGTTAAACCAGAAGATCCTAAGAAACCAGAAGGTGAAAAACCAGGAACAACACCTGAAGATCCAAAGAAGCCTGAAGGTGAAAAACCAGGAACAACTCCAGAAGTTAAACCAGAAGATAAAAGATCAGAAGAACAAAAAGAAATAGATAATTGAATAGAAACTGTTAAAGATCAATTTGAATTTTCTCCATACAACAAAGAAGAAGTATTAAAATCATTAAAAGATAAAACAGGAATATTAGTATACAGTTACAAATCTCATAGTATAGTTTTAAAAGATAATAATGATAGTAAAGTAAATTGATCTAACATTGTCTTTTCTCCTAAGGATGAATCTTTATTCTCACAATATCAACTAGCCAACCCAACAAAGCCTACTTTTTATAATAAAAAATACAAGAATAATTCAATAAGTGGTTACATTGACTATGAATTAAAAGACAATAAGATAACATTAAAATTTAAAGGAGCTAAATTTGTTGCAAGAAAAGACCCTATTATTGGAACTAAAATTGTAAGCAATGAAATAGATCTATCAGAAACACAATTAGATAAAATTATAAAAGATCTTAAATTTGATATCAAAGACAAAAACAAAGAAATTAGCAAATTAACTGCCACTGATGTTAAATTAGAAGGCAATCTAAACGGTGCAAATATTAGTTATAATTTTGCAGCAAAAAAAGGCGATGAAACAACACTTGTTTTAACTGTTAAAATTTCAAAGAATTCCGTAACTCAAACTTTTGAAAGAGAAATTAAAGGATTTAAAAAACAAGAAGCAAAACCCGAAACTAAAAAAGAAGACGAAGAATTAGATCCAAAAGTAAAATTGATCAACAAAAAAATTGAACAAAACAAAGACTTATTTACATTCGAGGTTTGAGATGAATCCAAAAAACAAGAAGTAATTGAAAAATTAATAAAAAAAGAAGCTAAATTGTTCTATCTAAAAGGAAATCATAATATTATTATTGAATTTAATAGCCAAGCGCCAGAAAAGGCTTTAAGCCAAGTTGTATTTAAAGGAAAACCCGGAGCGTTTTATTCATTTGGTCAAGTTCAATTAGTAAATCACCTTCACCACTACAAAGATGAAAAAGTTGAAAAAGATAAATTAGAATTATCTTACTACTTGGAATATGAAGTAAAAGATAACAAAATTACTATAACTTGAGCTGGTGGACAAAAAGATTATGGAATAAACCCTTTTATCTTTGGAACTAAAACCGCTTCACAAACAATTGAATTAAAATAA